One Saccharopolyspora erythraea NRRL 2338 genomic region harbors:
- a CDS encoding YbaB/EbfC family nucleoid-associated protein produces MSARDGSDPAARRQDLENRNAALRGQIDGMLSDLRRRTAEIQQKQAEAASRTHEVSSEDGMATATVDASGTLQRLELSPKAFERSTPDRLARTITSLIREATGTAQQALQSEFAGLAETPDLPSIVDGAPMLQDFFSNSPLFTPPDPQAEREERAAAGSSQAAPSRPASPPQVRTAPEDDYDDDFDSFMDDRRRRW; encoded by the coding sequence GTGTCCGCACGCGATGGGTCGGATCCGGCCGCCAGGCGGCAGGACCTGGAGAACCGCAACGCCGCGCTGCGCGGGCAGATCGACGGCATGCTGTCGGATCTGCGCCGCCGCACCGCCGAGATCCAGCAGAAGCAGGCCGAGGCCGCGTCCCGGACCCACGAGGTCAGCTCCGAGGACGGGATGGCCACCGCGACCGTCGACGCCTCCGGCACCCTGCAGAGGCTGGAGCTTTCGCCGAAGGCCTTCGAACGCAGCACCCCCGACCGGCTGGCCCGCACCATCACGAGCCTGATCCGGGAAGCCACCGGCACCGCGCAGCAGGCGTTGCAGTCGGAGTTCGCGGGACTGGCCGAGACCCCCGACCTGCCCAGCATCGTCGACGGCGCCCCGATGCTGCAGGACTTCTTCAGCAACAGCCCGCTGTTCACCCCTCCGGACCCGCAGGCCGAACGCGAGGAGCGCGCCGCCGCCGGGTCGTCGCAGGCCGCGCCTTCGCGTCCGGCGAGCCCGCCGCAGGTCCGCACCGCACCCGAAGACGACTACGACGACGACTTCGACTCGTTCATGGACGACAGGAGGCGTCGCTGGTGA
- a CDS encoding MBL fold metallo-hydrolase gives MTRWQEVGDGVLVRRYAELDLTVGLVVGSELALVVDTRGDHRQGAELAEAVRQVTPLPWQVVLTHAHFDHCFGTGAFLPAPVWAHERCARHLDRTGESQRAEWIAHYREQGREDIADALAETTITGPDHLVADAAEIDLGGRTTRLLHLGPGHTDHDLVIAAGDVVFAGDLVEQGAPPDFGDAHPRHWPSTLDALLALTPATVVPGHGEPVDPDFVRRQRAEIAEVARLCLQMREGAVGEREAVALSPYPPATTLSAFARVVP, from the coding sequence GTGACCCGCTGGCAGGAGGTCGGCGACGGCGTGCTCGTGCGCCGGTACGCCGAGCTTGACCTGACCGTCGGCCTGGTCGTCGGCTCGGAGCTGGCGTTGGTGGTCGACACCCGCGGCGACCACCGGCAGGGCGCCGAGCTGGCCGAAGCGGTCCGGCAGGTGACGCCGCTGCCGTGGCAGGTGGTGCTCACCCACGCCCATTTCGACCACTGCTTCGGCACCGGTGCGTTCCTGCCCGCCCCGGTGTGGGCGCACGAGCGGTGTGCTCGGCACCTCGACCGGACCGGTGAGTCGCAGCGCGCGGAGTGGATCGCGCACTACCGGGAGCAGGGACGCGAGGACATCGCGGACGCGTTGGCGGAGACGACGATCACCGGGCCCGACCACCTGGTCGCCGACGCCGCCGAGATCGACCTGGGCGGCCGCACCACCCGCCTGCTACACCTCGGCCCCGGCCACACCGACCACGACCTGGTGATCGCCGCCGGGGACGTCGTCTTCGCCGGTGACCTGGTCGAACAGGGCGCTCCGCCCGACTTCGGCGACGCCCACCCGCGGCATTGGCCGTCCACTCTGGATGCGCTGCTCGCGCTCACGCCGGCGACGGTGGTCCCGGGCCACGGCGAGCCCGTCGACCCGGACTTCGTGCGGCGGCAACGAGCCGAGATCGCCGAGGTCGCGCGGCTCTGCCTCCAGATGCGCGAGGGCGCGGTCGGCGAACGGGAAGCCGTCGCCCTGTCCCCCTATCCGCCGGCGACCACACTCAGTGCATTCGCACGCGTTGTTCCGTAA
- a CDS encoding 2-phosphosulfolactate phosphatase translates to MSGAEVRLAWGSDGVRALAPGCSALIVVDVLSFSTAVDVATSTGARVLPLRWHDERAGIAARDAGAVLAKPRSDTEWSLSPSSLLTLSAEVLLALPSPNGASLCSEAAEFGVNVFAGCLRNAMAVAAAAGRVGGPIGVVAAGEGNRPAVEDAIGAGAIIAALPGPRSAEAEFVAAGYQAVSQRIKALLADCVSGRELRDWGFAHDVALAAEVDTSMTAPVLRGGRFEAS, encoded by the coding sequence ATGTCCGGGGCTGAGGTGCGGTTGGCGTGGGGCAGCGATGGCGTGCGAGCGCTCGCTCCTGGTTGTTCTGCTCTGATCGTCGTCGACGTGCTGTCGTTCAGCACCGCGGTCGACGTCGCCACCAGCACGGGCGCCCGGGTGCTGCCCCTGCGCTGGCACGACGAGCGCGCGGGGATCGCCGCGCGTGACGCCGGGGCGGTCCTGGCCAAGCCGCGCAGCGACACCGAGTGGTCGCTGAGCCCCTCCTCCCTCCTCACGCTCTCCGCGGAGGTTCTGCTCGCGCTGCCCTCCCCCAACGGCGCGAGCCTGTGCTCGGAGGCCGCCGAGTTCGGCGTGAACGTCTTCGCCGGGTGCCTGCGCAACGCCATGGCGGTCGCCGCGGCGGCCGGCCGGGTCGGCGGGCCGATCGGCGTCGTCGCCGCCGGGGAGGGCAACCGCCCAGCCGTGGAGGACGCGATCGGCGCCGGGGCGATCATCGCCGCGCTGCCCGGTCCTCGTTCGGCGGAGGCCGAGTTCGTCGCCGCCGGCTACCAGGCAGTGTCGCAGCGCATCAAGGCGCTGCTGGCCGACTGCGTCTCCGGCCGCGAGCTGCGCGACTGGGGCTTCGCCCACGACGTCGCCCTCGCCGCCGAGGTCGACACGAGCATGACCGCTCCCGTGCTGCGGGGCGGGCGTTTCGAGGCGTCGTGA
- a CDS encoding ribose-5-phosphate isomerase produces the protein MRVYLGSDHAGFELKNHLVKWLTEQGHEVTDVGPAEYDAQDDYPPFCVETARRVVADEGSLGLVLGGSGNGEQIAANKVPGARAALTWNVDTAKLARQHNNALLAGIGARMHTVEEVQAIVEAFLGTDFEGGRHQRRIDLLTDYERTGEPPALPGN, from the coding sequence GTGCGCGTCTACCTAGGCTCCGATCACGCAGGATTCGAACTCAAGAACCATCTGGTCAAGTGGCTGACCGAGCAGGGTCACGAGGTGACCGACGTCGGCCCGGCGGAATACGACGCCCAGGACGACTACCCGCCGTTCTGCGTCGAGACCGCCCGCCGGGTGGTGGCCGACGAGGGCAGCCTCGGGCTGGTCCTCGGCGGCTCCGGCAACGGCGAGCAGATCGCGGCGAACAAGGTGCCCGGCGCCCGCGCCGCGCTGACCTGGAACGTCGACACCGCCAAGCTGGCCCGCCAGCACAACAACGCGCTGCTGGCCGGCATCGGTGCGCGGATGCACACCGTCGAGGAGGTGCAGGCGATCGTCGAGGCGTTCCTCGGCACCGACTTCGAGGGCGGCAGGCACCAGCGTCGCATCGACCTGCTCACCGACTACGAGCGGACCGGCGAGCCGCCCGCCCTGCCGGGCAACTGA
- a CDS encoding Fpg/Nei family DNA glycosylase: MPEGHTLHRLAQLHQKRYGGAAVRVGSPQGRFAASAALLDGSVLRRAEAHGKHLFHFHGPDRVVHVHLGLYGTFTESELPMDEPRGQVRMRIVGDTHGTDLRGPTACELLTDAEVEALRDRLGPDPLRADADPDRAWQRISRSRTSIAALLLDQKVLAGAGNVYRAEVLFRHGIPPRTPGRDLGRERWDLVWSDLVELMAAGVRAGRIDTVRPEHEPEATGRAPRQDRHGGEVYVYRRAGQPCLVCGTEVATADLVGRKLYWCPSCQAA; encoded by the coding sequence GTGCCCGAAGGTCACACCCTGCACCGCCTGGCACAGCTGCACCAGAAGCGCTACGGCGGCGCGGCCGTGCGGGTCGGCAGCCCGCAGGGCAGGTTCGCCGCGAGCGCGGCCCTGCTGGACGGCTCGGTCCTGCGGCGCGCCGAGGCCCACGGCAAGCACCTGTTCCACTTTCACGGCCCGGACCGGGTCGTGCACGTCCACCTCGGTCTCTACGGCACGTTCACCGAGTCCGAGCTGCCGATGGACGAGCCGCGGGGTCAGGTCCGGATGCGGATCGTCGGCGACACCCACGGCACCGACCTGCGCGGCCCGACCGCGTGCGAGCTGCTCACCGACGCGGAGGTGGAGGCGCTGCGCGACCGGCTCGGCCCGGACCCGCTGCGCGCCGACGCCGACCCGGACCGCGCATGGCAGCGGATCTCCCGTTCCCGCACCAGCATCGCGGCTCTGCTGCTCGACCAGAAGGTGCTGGCGGGCGCGGGCAACGTCTACCGCGCGGAGGTGCTGTTCCGGCACGGCATCCCGCCGCGCACGCCCGGGCGCGACCTTGGCCGCGAGCGGTGGGACCTGGTCTGGAGCGACCTGGTCGAGCTGATGGCCGCCGGGGTGCGCGCCGGGCGCATCGACACCGTGCGGCCCGAGCACGAGCCGGAGGCCACCGGCCGTGCGCCCAGGCAGGACCGGCACGGCGGCGAGGTCTACGTCTACCGGCGGGCCGGACAGCCGTGCCTGGTCTGCGGCACGGAAGTCGCCACCGCCGACCTGGTGGGGCGCAAGCTCTACTGGTGCCCCTCCTGCCAGGCGGCCTGA
- a CDS encoding GNAT family N-acetyltransferase has protein sequence MTDLTARTLQGSELDDYFDVFRAAFLLDDELLHFRGVLDAGRSHGVFDGDELIGVASRLAPRLALPGGTSAPLAAVTAVGVKPGHRRRGVLTRLMRAQLHSLHEDGGAPVAALYASEGAIYGRFGYAVGTYEAKLSVPGKTPFKSTVDIDPRPVRELGREAALEFVHRFYPTVERDHAGRLSRDDSAWEVRVAADRPGDAGEGKPRFAVHPDGYAIYRPEKGWNDRGPDFKLHVQELVAATPRAYAALWRYLLDVDFAGEVRWDKAAVDEPVVHLLANPRTAGRRVVDGLWLRLVDLDRALRARTYSAPLDTVLEVTDAFCPWNAGRWRLRVDDDGNAEVTRSEDAAALDVDITDLASVYLGGNTFAGLARAGRLGDADPDALRRASRAFATDVAPHCQEGF, from the coding sequence ATGACCGATCTCACCGCGCGCACGCTCCAGGGCAGCGAACTCGACGACTACTTCGACGTCTTCCGGGCGGCCTTCCTGCTCGACGACGAGCTGCTGCACTTCCGCGGCGTGCTCGACGCGGGCCGCTCGCACGGTGTCTTCGACGGCGACGAGCTGATCGGCGTGGCGAGCCGGCTGGCACCGCGGCTCGCGCTGCCCGGCGGGACGAGCGCGCCGCTGGCCGCGGTCACCGCGGTCGGGGTCAAGCCCGGGCACCGCAGGCGCGGCGTGCTCACCAGGCTGATGCGCGCGCAGCTGCACTCGCTGCACGAGGACGGCGGCGCGCCGGTCGCGGCGCTGTACGCGTCGGAAGGCGCCATCTACGGGCGCTTCGGCTACGCGGTGGGCACTTACGAGGCCAAGCTGTCGGTGCCCGGCAAGACCCCGTTCAAGTCCACTGTGGACATCGATCCGCGACCGGTGCGCGAGCTTGGCCGGGAGGCCGCGCTGGAGTTCGTCCACCGCTTCTACCCGACCGTCGAGCGCGACCACGCGGGACGGCTCTCGCGGGACGACAGCGCCTGGGAGGTCCGCGTCGCCGCCGATCGCCCCGGCGACGCCGGCGAGGGCAAGCCGCGGTTCGCCGTGCACCCCGACGGTTACGCGATCTACCGGCCGGAGAAGGGCTGGAACGACCGGGGCCCGGACTTCAAGCTCCACGTGCAGGAGCTGGTCGCCGCCACTCCCCGTGCCTACGCCGCGCTGTGGCGATACCTGCTCGACGTCGACTTCGCGGGCGAGGTCCGGTGGGACAAGGCCGCCGTCGACGAACCCGTGGTGCACCTGCTGGCCAACCCCCGCACCGCGGGCCGCCGGGTGGTCGACGGGCTGTGGCTGCGCCTGGTCGACCTCGACCGCGCGCTGCGGGCACGCACGTACTCCGCTCCGCTGGACACCGTCCTTGAGGTCACCGACGCCTTCTGCCCCTGGAACGCCGGGCGCTGGCGGCTGCGCGTCGACGACGACGGCAACGCCGAGGTCACGCGGAGCGAGGACGCCGCAGCGCTCGACGTCGACATCACCGACCTCGCGTCGGTCTACCTCGGCGGCAACACCTTCGCCGGGCTCGCGCGCGCCGGCCGCCTCGGCGACGCGGACCCGGACGCGCTGCGCCGCGCGTCCCGTGCGTTCGCCACCGACGTCGCGCCGCACTGCCAGGAAGGTTTCTGA
- a CDS encoding 2'-5' RNA ligase family protein: protein MPHADQVRSHARWRPGWTSGRTSYAWLLGLADQPGLRRLVNEYQYALRDLPGFDLVPLEWMHILVQEAGFTDEVGDADLDRMVTAVGDRLAGSSPLTLAFHHAVVLPESLALPAEPQSSLHELRADVRGALTEVLGEEAVPAEPEDTDRHVSLAHSTTEGPAIFAVATLGATAVEPTTAKVGSLSLVRLSRDHSNSEWEVITDVSFG, encoded by the coding sequence ATGCCGCATGCCGACCAGGTCCGAAGCCACGCCCGCTGGCGCCCCGGCTGGACCTCCGGCCGCACCAGCTACGCGTGGTTGCTCGGCCTGGCCGACCAGCCCGGGCTCCGCAGGCTGGTCAACGAGTACCAGTACGCCCTGCGGGACCTGCCCGGCTTCGACCTCGTCCCGCTGGAGTGGATGCACATCCTGGTCCAGGAGGCCGGTTTCACCGACGAGGTCGGCGACGCCGACCTCGACCGGATGGTGACCGCCGTCGGCGACCGCCTCGCGGGCAGCTCGCCGCTCACCCTGGCCTTCCACCACGCGGTCGTGCTGCCCGAGTCGCTGGCGCTGCCCGCCGAACCGCAGTCGAGCCTGCACGAGCTGCGCGCGGACGTGCGCGGGGCGCTGACCGAGGTGCTCGGCGAAGAAGCGGTGCCCGCCGAGCCCGAGGACACCGACCGCCACGTCAGCCTCGCGCACTCCACCACCGAGGGGCCCGCGATCTTCGCGGTCGCCACGCTCGGCGCGACCGCCGTGGAACCCACCACGGCCAAGGTCGGCTCGCTCTCGCTGGTCCGGCTCTCCCGCGACCACTCGAACTCCGAGTGGGAGGTCATCACCGACGTCTCGTTCGGCTGA